TAACACTAGAATCAAGTCGTGTTCCCGTATTTATGATTTCACCGAGCTTTGTTTCACGTTCAACTACAATAAGTGCTCCGGTCTTTGTTCTTGACAGCTCGGTACACGCTTTTACTATTTCTTCTATTGTAAAAGTCGTATGTATGGTGGTATCCTTTTCATCAAAACTGAAAAAGCCTTTAAAGTTACTTCTTCCAATCTGTTCAAGTCCACGCCTTAACTCAGGCTGAAATACAACTACCAGTGCAAATCCCGCAAGTTCTATTGTTCTGTTCAGTATATAGGCTAGAGTGCGTAATTTAAGCCAGTCACTGAGCATTGCTACAATGAGAATTACAATAATACCCTTTACCAGCTGCCACGCTCTTGTCTCCTTTACAAGCTGTATTAGCTTATAAGTAAGATAAGAAACAATACTTACGTCAACTAATGAGCGCAGTATTTCCAATGGCTGGGTAAATGGTACATATACCGATAAAAAATCCAATATGCTTTTAAAATTAACAGCAACAGCATCCAGCAAACAATTCACACCCTTGTAAGATACAATACTTTTACAGAAAAATATAAAATCACATAATAATTTTATTATATTTACCGCATTCGTAAAATGGGTAAAATTGACTAATTTTTACGGATTTATAAAGCTATTTTTATAATACTACTGACCTGAGGTAATAATTGAATATCCTGCCACACCCAATGTGGTAAGCAGCATTATAATTGCAAGTATCAAAGCAACCGTTTTAACCCATTTTTTTTGCATAATAACCTCCTAAAACTCATACATTAGTTAACTTATTTAACCATATTCCGACATCGGCATCACTGGGCATTCGCCAGTCACCCCTTGGGGAGAGACTAATTGAACCCACCTTTGGACCATCCGGCAAACATGAACGCTTGAACTGCTGACTAAAGAATCTCCTTAAGAAGGTTTCAAGCCATTTTTTTATAGTAGCTTTATCGTATTTGTCCTCAAAAGCCTGCTCGGCAAGTTTGTAAATCTTATCAGGCTCAGCTCCGTATCTTACCAAATGGTAAAGGTAAAAATCATGAAGCTCATACGGGCCCACGATATCCTCAGTCTTTTGTTGTATACAGCCTTCCTTGTCTGTAGGAAGAAGCTCAGGACTTATAGGAGTGTCCAGAACACTTAACAGTACATTTCTGATGTCATTGTTGAACAAATAGTCTGCACACCATTGCACCAGGTATTTTACCAATGTCTTTGGGACTCCGGAGTTTACCGCATACATTGACATATGGTCTCCATTATAAGTTGCCCATCCCAATGCAAGCTCGGATAAATCACCCGTTCCGATAACAAGTCCACCAATTTTGTTTGCCATATCCATCAATATCTGGGTTCGTTCTCTGGCCTGAACATTCTCATAAGTGACGTCGTAATTTAGAGGATCATGTCCGATATCCTCAAAATGCTTTAAACACGCTTCCTTTATGTCTATACGGTGAGTTGTAACGTTCATGAGCCTCATCAGTTCAAGTGAGTTACCAAGAGTATTTGATGAGGTTCCGAATCCGGGCATTGTAACCGCATGAATGTTCTTCCTGTCAAGCCCCAGCCTGTCGTAGGTTTTAACAATAACCAACAGTGCCAGAGTGGAATCAAGGCCACCGGAAATCCCTATAACGCATTTGTTAAGCCCCGTGTGCCTGAGTCTTTTTCCCAGACCCGAGGTCTGAATGTTGAATATCTCTTCACACCTCTTGTTTCTTGCATTTGGGTCTGATGGAACAAAAGGATGAGGATCTATCCACCTTAGCAGTTTACCTGTTTTATGTTCTGCTACACAAAATGGTACTTTTCTGAAAGCCGTATCATTAGAATTGTTCTTGAAAGCAGAATTTTTAAATCTTTCATTAACAAGTCGCTGTATGTCTATGTCCGAAATAACCATTTTTTCATCAAAAGAAAACCTCTCTGTCTGCGCAAGTACCGAGCCGTATTCACTAATAAGTGAATGTCCTCCGAAAACCAGGTCCGTAGTTGATTCATTGGGCCCTGACGATACGTATACATAAGCAGCAGAACATTTTGCCGACTGCATCTTAATAAGGTCTTCCCTGTATTCATGTTTTCCAACGATATCATTGCTTGCAGACAGATTAAACAACAGCGTTGCTCCATTAAGAGCCTGATTACTGCTGGGTGGTATTGGAACCCACAGGTCTTCGCATATTTCTATTCCAAAACACAAACCATCCATGTTTGCAGCTTCAAATAATATGTCAATTCCAAAAGGTACGGTCTTTCCGAGTATATTTATTGTTTCCGCAGGTTTGTCCATCCCTGACGAAAACCATCTAGCTTCATAAAACTCGCTGTAATTGGGTATGTAGCACTTTGGGACGACCCCCAAAATACTTCCACTTTTTATAATTACAGCACAGTTGTACAGCCTGCTGTCTAAAGTTAACGGCATACCTAATATTATAACACATTCCAGAGAAGCCGTTTCAGAAATTATTACCTCCAGAGAGATTAATGCCCTTTTTTGCAGTGTCGTTTGCAAGAACAAATCTCCGCAAGTATAGGATGTAACAGCCAGTTCAGGGAATACAACAAATTGTGCCCCCTGATTGTCGGCTGTCCTAGCCGCCTTTATTATTTCCCCGGCATTAAAATCACAATTTGCGACTTTCAATTCCGGCACGAAAGCTGCAACTCTAACAAATCCGTAATTCATTTTTATCACCTAAATGTATTTTTATTATTTTTTCCATTTTTA
This region of Clostridium sp. BNL1100 genomic DNA includes:
- the cdaA gene encoding diadenylate cyclase CdaA, which produces MLDAVAVNFKSILDFLSVYVPFTQPLEILRSLVDVSIVSYLTYKLIQLVKETRAWQLVKGIIVILIVAMLSDWLKLRTLAYILNRTIELAGFALVVVFQPELRRGLEQIGRSNFKGFFSFDEKDTTIHTTFTIEEIVKACTELSRTKTGALIVVERETKLGEIINTGTRLDSSVSAELIINIFTPNTPLHDGALILRNNKLKSAACFLPLTDNPNLSKELGTRHRAALGITEVSDCISVVVSEETGKISYALNGGLTRNLTPDILRKALNKNLLEKKSVNKKLALWKGKSK
- a CDS encoding NAD(+) synthase, with the protein product MNYGFVRVAAFVPELKVANCDFNAGEIIKAARTADNQGAQFVVFPELAVTSYTCGDLFLQTTLQKRALISLEVIISETASLECVIILGMPLTLDSRLYNCAVIIKSGSILGVVPKCYIPNYSEFYEARWFSSGMDKPAETINILGKTVPFGIDILFEAANMDGLCFGIEICEDLWVPIPPSSNQALNGATLLFNLSASNDIVGKHEYREDLIKMQSAKCSAAYVYVSSGPNESTTDLVFGGHSLISEYGSVLAQTERFSFDEKMVISDIDIQRLVNERFKNSAFKNNSNDTAFRKVPFCVAEHKTGKLLRWIDPHPFVPSDPNARNKRCEEIFNIQTSGLGKRLRHTGLNKCVIGISGGLDSTLALLVIVKTYDRLGLDRKNIHAVTMPGFGTSSNTLGNSLELMRLMNVTTHRIDIKEACLKHFEDIGHDPLNYDVTYENVQARERTQILMDMANKIGGLVIGTGDLSELALGWATYNGDHMSMYAVNSGVPKTLVKYLVQWCADYLFNNDIRNVLLSVLDTPISPELLPTDKEGCIQQKTEDIVGPYELHDFYLYHLVRYGAEPDKIYKLAEQAFEDKYDKATIKKWLETFLRRFFSQQFKRSCLPDGPKVGSISLSPRGDWRMPSDADVGIWLNKLTNV